aaatgcTTTCTAATCTAACTCCTTCAATCCTGCACAAACAATCAAACAATtagtcaaaaataaaaataaaatgaggtatgggtgggcttccacaagcctaagttttgattttcggttacaaaataaaaaattacaactctctattacaatagcgctagtctgtgtaaACACAGAAGCATTATTTAACACGAAAGCGCTAATTTACTGACGGAAGTGCTAAAATAAGTACAAATGCACTATACttagaacaaaagcgctaaaagactcTGTCAAACAGAATAAAATTATGTCAAACAGAGCGCGCGAATGCGCTAAACTAATAACAAACGTGCTATTGTAAATACAAAAGTGCTAAACTATGGCCAATAGCGCTATTTCCCGGACAATAGCACTATTCTGGTGAACAAAAGTGCTAAATTGGGAAGTTTCGCAAGCGCTAAAACATGTTCAAAAGCGCAAAAGCGCAACTTGTGTGGCAATTTAAACAAGAAAAGTTAGTAGTTTTTGGGGAAATCTTTgtgttggattcacatcgggttcaccaaatgatgctctgcaaaatgaagGAATGTTAGAAAAACCCGTGGTGAGGCAACACACACAcagaaaacacaagaaacaaagagttgttagtgttaatcaaccaaaaattattctaaataggcataccaagagagacactaaaatcataatagagcatttaactatgaaaataaatgcaacaaggtatctccaaatgccttccaccatgcttgtaggtcctcctcccttgttcctctcctctccaagttccaaatgagtgtagctctcaacaactttttgcactatggatgtcttatggagatttaagattgaaatgctttaactattctatggaagtgtaaaacaaactaattagacatgctatgaaatgaactacgatttattttagtccaaaatgacaatatattagtgatttatgctaaatgctcttctctaaaatttgctataagttaaatgcatacaagtttatAGTATGATAGCTAAAAATGCtagatgcttgaggatttgaaaatgagtaatgtgagctctatttataggtaaaatggagcaatggatgactgagattgagtaatctcaacaatggtcaagattgaagggttaatgatccatgtgagggctttcaacccaatcccaggatgacaaatgtcaacatgagatgggttgagaggagagggaataaacattaaatgcttgacatgacttgagggttaacttgggaggtaaggttaatgttgagttgagtgaataaattcattattcaaagaataatgtctttatctaatggataaaatcttgtgcaagagttagtgaggataaccatggtcaaagcaataaatgcttgaggagacacatgggttacatgagggttgagttaggggtcaaagtccctaaccatgggtgcaagtggatttaaccataaatggttatgtaagatccattagtggtttggaagactttagaggttaaattattgaacacataaagcattaaatgtttttcaaagactttggagtctatgagaagtgactccaagttgcttaggaatgtgacaataattaggggatggattaggctaattaggaagaggttagaagagtctagaaggggtttaggattgcaagtgggtttggtgggtgaaagaaaataggattttaaattaaaataaaattaatttatttcaacttgtggttgcaacttgcatttttaggagaatgcaagtggggggatctaatgatttaaataaatgttttaattatttatttaaaagaggaaaggggattaaattaaataaataggatttattcatttggtttaataaattaattaaaataaattgaataatttatttaattaataggagaatgtttgaagatgaattaattaaatgttaatttaattaactgttggctagtgggtttttaatcaaataaatagcaaatatttatttaattaaaatggacagatttatgtgactacaacttctaTTTGTtatttttggttttctattttgtttgatttaaaTGTCATTTAAGGCATACCATTAAGAACCTCCCAAGTTTAAGCTAAGCCTAAGTACGAGAGATTACATGCTCAAAGTTATCCTTTAACCAATGATGCTCTATTTACCTTCTTGAAGAGAAACCTCTAGCCTCGAAGGTGGAGCTCTAAAAGATCTACGATTTGGGAGAGTAGGATCTAAAAAGAGGGGAGCCCAATAGTTACTCAAATATGCAAAGGTGACTATTTGACTTTCAAAATTGGGTGGATGAcggttataaatatattttttggaATCTAGAGGGAGATTGGAAAGTCAAAAAATAGACACGATTATATAGTCAAGATGTCCACATGTCACACTATCATCAAAGTACAACACATTTAGAAAATTCACAAAATCGGAACATAATATTATTGAAACAAAGGGGAACACATAAAAATACATGAAACAAGACTAAAcatataacaacacaacacacTATAGGCACTAGTAGCAAGTAAAAAGCTAAGGATGAGCAAAAATAAACCTAAAAAATGCCAAGGGTTGCAAACACAAAAGCAAGCCCACGATATAACATGATAATTATGAGAAATGCAATTTTTGATATTGATAAACAAGAAGACAAAATAAGTGTAAACAAAGATAAATAAGAATGtaagaaaaaataaatatgaaattaTAAGCCAAATCTTACACAAGAATACACCACTTATTGatgatatattaaaatatattaagacATTTCCATCAACATACCCAAATTAAAAAAACAATGAATATACTAGTttcacaattaaatacaataattttataaaataaataataataatataaacaaaattaaataaatatttattaaacaaAATTTGAATAATATACTTCAAAAGAATGACATGCATTATTATTTGTTGCACAATCTTTCAAAGAtgcctttaaaaaaaataaaaccttggctaaaaacaaaaaatgaatgtACACTAATTATGAACAAAATCCatctttattaaaaataaaaataaaaaggatcTATGTAGAATGATTAAACTCTCATTTGTTGGTGTGCTTTACCATTAAAATTGGATACTTTACATTGTGAGAACATTAATCGCCCACACTGGCCATTAACACAAACTCTGTCAAATATTTGCATATCTCTATCAGaaataaatggaaaaaaaaaaaaaaaaaaaaaaaattgtatttgagaGATCTTCCTTGATTTGTATTCAACTTTATATAATCTTAAAGATCTTTTTTATGAGGATTTAATATCTATAAGATTGAGTTATTACTTGATTTAATACAAAAATACAAATTTAATGTTGAAATCTTTTTAGTTGAATATCAAAGATTAAGTGGTATGGAGGAAAGGTGATCTCATCTTTTATGATATTCAAATCCTTTATGATATTCAAAATGTGCATTCAAAGGAGACTCGACTTCTGACAGACTTTTTCAAAAGCATTTAATTTTATGACTTTCAAACCTTGCATTCAACAAGACTAGATTCCTGATAGATTTATTCAAAAACATTCAATTTTATGACGTCTGAATCTTACATTTAACGAGATTTGATTCCTGACATACTTATTCAAAAGCATTCAATTTTATAATATCCAATTCTTATATACAACTAGACTTATTCCTGAAAATTATTCAAAAACTAAAACCTTATTTTCAACAAGACTTGATGCCTGATACTTATTGAAAAACATTCAATTTTACCATCGTCCACCTAACCTGGTGGATGTGAATCgtatgaaagaaagaaaaaaaagaaagaatgaaTTTAAATGTCTACGAGACCAAGAATTGCCTATGAGAACggctgtgtctattctggctccaaaacagacctttcgtacagagTGTTaacgacaggttagtcaatcgtaaccgttaattgcaaaagcatcggtgtaaaacgcacgactaacatgcatgttagtcaatccataccaGAATAAAACAGCTTAACCATTGATATCTGCACTGAGGCTGCTTCTTTACCATGGCTCTTCAGTTTTTCAAAATATTCACGTCAGTAACATGGTTGAAAGTAAAACAAGTATAAATATAAACTACACTAGAGTCCGTGATGGTCAGAGTCAGAGAGGTACTCTGCATCAGGACTTGTTATGTCTGCAAGCTAAAACTGTAGCTCTCATCTTTGTACAGTTAATGAGGTACACACCCTTTTTTATTGACAATGCAACATTCATTTATTTTATTGTCACTGTTCATTCTTTTTGATGTGGGTTCAATGTATTCAGGAAGATCTAATCTTTCATGTGTTTTACATTAGCTAAACAATTTCAATAAATTATCTGCCATTGACAAGAACATGCACTAATATTGATAAGACCTAATGAATGGatataccttttgtttcaaaagcaGGGCAACAGTAAAAACAACATGCATAGCACTGTCTGCACTGATACCATTTTCTACTCCTGAAATACCCTCCATATCAGCTATTTGAGGGAGAAAAGATTAATCAGAGTcagtttttttttttgtcaaaattaaTAGTAGGAGGTATAATATGATAAAAAAACATTGCACAAAGTGTTTAATTTCTGAACGACAACATTAAAATTTTTCATTCATTCATTAGAAGGTCTAATATGATAAAAAGCATTGCACAAAACATTTAGTTTCTGAACGACgacattaaaatctttcattcattcattgaaACATTCATTGAAACAAAAgagaaaagagattttttttttgataaagccCACATTGAGCAATAATACAAGTACATGCCTGATTTTAGGCCTGTGAACAAAAAGCTTTTTATATACACAAATTGTATATGTTTTCCATTTTCAGTTGCAGGAACTTGTCATCATATTCCTAAACTCTTCAAAGTTAACAAACCCATCCCCATCTGAATCAACCCCTTTGATCATTTCTAAACAATCTTCAAGGCTGCATCTATCAcccaaactggtcaaaacactccTCAACTCCTCTGCAGAGATATACCCATTTCTATCCCTGTCAAATATCCTGAATGCATCTCTCAGTTCTTTAAGGCTCCCAACACCACCCCCCTCACTCTTTATATTAAAAGCAATGAACTCCTGAAGATCTATAAACCCATCCCCATCAGAGTCCACCTCCTTTATCATCATCTCAAGCTCTTCATGGCTTGCAGAGGCACTGGAAGTTCCTTCTAGGGAATTTATAACAGCACCCAGTTCTGAAACAGAGATTTTCCCATCACCATTAGCATCAAAGTGCCTGAAAACCTTCTCAAGTTCTGCTAAAATCCCTAAACTTTGAGACAGATTTATGTTCTTCTGGGCTGGTTTTACCAGAGGACTTCTGTTCTTTTTAGAGCGAGGGCACAGAAGTTTTTTCAACAATCTTACAACCTGGCGATAGATGAGCTTGTGAAATCGCATTGTGGGAATCTGTGTTCCTTGTTCAACAATTCTCAGCTTACCCAAAGAAGATGATGCCCAAATGAGTAGGTAGAGGAGGAAcaagaagaggatgagaaaagaacTATCTTCTTGACTCCTACCCCAATTAAAGATAAAAAAGAATTTATTGAAGGCTCTGTGTTTTCTTGCATAAATTCATATAAAACCCCAATTTAATTTACATGCGGTCGGTCACATgaaatgatttttcacatgcatTCGGTGGTCAATGTGCTATAGTCAGAGCTGCATGTGACCCCGCATTGGTATTCTTTGTCCTTCTCTGGGGCCGTGGGCGCCACTCACATGCGCCCAATTGAAGGCCGTGTTTTTAAAGATAGCAGTTGATTGTCTACGCGTAATTATTTATGAGCGCATTATGCAATTGTTGGTGGGGTTTATTATTATTTCATAAAGTTGGATTCTTTTATAAGGTATGTCAAAGTCTCAAGGACATGGTAAAACTCCACCATGGATGTTTCTAGAATATTCTAGTGGACTTCTTTGGCTCATGGCCAAGCACTTTATGCCATAAAATCCAAAGAGGATTTCTtggaatgaaatgaaattaaaaaatttaatgataTTTATGATATTCAAGAGCCTAGGATTCTTTTGCGTACAAAAGTTCTATTTATCAATTGTCAAGTATAATTTTTGAATGTctcttgtttctttgttgttattAGATCTTCTGCTTTGTGTTTTGATCAAGTAAATTATTATGTGTGTGATCTTCTCCCCTTCAAACAAAGCTGTTAATGATTCAACTTTTAAAGTATTTGCAATTTTTATCTAAATGTCGCATATGTCATACGCTCCATGATGTAATGTCGTCATGTTTCACTCACAAATGTTCAAATGTGACAAATCCTATTTGTCCATTCCTCTTTGGATTTTTCCACATCTTTTGTTTCACACACAAGATGGTGTGTGCTAGTTCTTAGCTAAGCTATTAGTATATtacctttctatttttttttctactCATGTATTATAATTTTGCTCATGGTCACATATGAGATTGAATTGCTTGGCGATATTCAATTTTTCGATTGATTTAGTTGTCCATTAACAAGGACCTAAAAGCCAAGAACCATTAAATTTTTGGACTATTCTAACAATAATTGCATAATAAATGAGGAGGTGCAAAGCAAGGGTTATTTGAGGTTGATGGTAATGCTTAAACCTCAATCTGATATTGTAATTGTCACAATTACCTTGATGCCATAGAATGTGTTGATATGTTGTTTTGTTATTGATTTGAAGAAAATCCATTCTTTCTAttattactgtagacacctaaaaatttatCGGCGCTTGCGACGTAACACTTTACTAACTTccctttaaattaatgaaataatctTTAATTATCTAATAAAATTAACTTCATTCTTCTATTTCAAATTCACAATCAAACTTTGCCTCTCATCtcataattaaatgatttttaattatttagttatctaattgtcttctaatcttaattaaatattttattatttaattaatcccctctcatgcaaataattaaataatttctattATTTAATTACTTCCCTTAATTATGCACTTTaagtaaataaatcattatttaattaaatctttccTTATCActttctcataattaaataattatttcaattatttgattAGCTAATTAAGTCCtctacaattaaataaatttcccaatttatttaattatccacttttcataaattatttttttcgaaaaataaattaaatattatttatttatttatttctcctaatgcacattttaaaataattttagttATTTGAATAGCTAATTATGTCCTCTTAACTTCCATTCACTCTGAGTTCCACTGTCATTAACTTTTTCTAATAAATCCATCAATCCActtcactctcaatcacctttttctaaatAACTCATTAATCATTCTAATAGAGCAGTCAACCtagttaactaatcaatcaattcaaatcACGAAAGCAATTAAATCTCAATCAGTTCCTCTCAATATTCCTCAACTGTCGATCATCCAAATTTCCCATCAAATATGAAATATTGATTGTtatctcaaaaatctataaatccaATCTTCTTCCTCATGCAAAAACAACCACAATCTTCCAATTTTTATGTGATCATGCTACCAAACAGAGTGTTACAATTCTGAGAGCCAAATCCATACAATACAAAAGTGAGAAGAATAATGGAGATTTTATGCAAGGGTGTGCTTATGGTTTACATTTcatgttgattttgttgattttgttgattaCATTCATTTAGATTTCTCTATTGATATGATTAGAATCTTTTTGCTATTGATTTTGAGTTTGTGGTTTCTCTTATAATCTCTTACATGATTGTTGTTTTTTGGTCATACATTCTAGTGAACCCAAGGTGAATACGTGCCGTAATTTGTCTAGTTTTGTGAGTTCTTGGATTTTGCAACATACAGGTTGTACACAATGATGCAATTGCATAATTTGTGACACGATTGTCTATATCCCTATTACAATTTCTTATTTTTGTGTCACATATGTTAAATCTGTCATGCAATTGCTTAATCTCTAATACATCCATTCCAAAAATTACTATCTGTTTGCAACATTTATAAGTTAGTTGCAACACAATTGAAGAATCTATAATGCATTTGCCAAATCTCTGTCATAGTCACTTGAGTCTGTAACACATTCACATAAATCTATAATGCATTACCTTGAATCTATGACACATTTTAAAAAATCTCTATCGCATTCAACAGGTAAGAATCAAAAGGTAAAATCAAGGGTTTTTATCAATTGAAGCTTCTATTTCCTGCTTTTTTTATTTATTGAAGTGAATATTTATGTGTTACTAATCATCAGTGCATCATTTTGCTAAACAAGGATCTTGAGAAAAAATTTCTAACTGTACATTTGTTACAAGGCGTAATCAAAAGCATATTTGGAAAATTTGAGTGTTTTTTATTTTCTTAGAATAGAGAACATTTCAATTTCATAAGGGATTGAACATCCAGTTGACTTTCTAGTGCGCTTGCACACATGTTTTGTGTTACCCGAGTTAGAGTGtgtgtatcctctcccctcgcctttgtTATTTTATTAATCTTTACTTGGTAAAggttaattatttatttgttttatttgtattatgtttgggatattcctttggaatacAAGTTATATGTCTTTTGTGTCATCTCACACGTGTGAAGGTGACTTATTTCTTTtaattcctttattaaggaatattagttttcTCCTCCTTAAGAGGATTTGCCACATTGCACACACATAGCATGAACGGTGGCATTCATAGAGTTGaaagttactttgtaactcctctcctcatctctatttaagagatgcttctcctCTCATTCTTCATATATCATTATAATAAGCttattgctctctctctctctctctctctctctctctctctctctctctctctctccattcatTCACAATCTATATGggtttttttctttgctttttcccCTTTTAAAAGCTCTTGTGTCTCCTCTCTTATTTTGGTGTTTTCTCAACCAAGTTGTTCTTCATCTTGGTAATATTTTTTCAATCAACAAACTACTtggatttatttcatttttttctctTAACAAACTAATTGGATTTATTCAATTTCTTGGTTAAGCAATGATGCAATCGAAGAATTTGTGACATGATTGTTTATATCCCTAACACAATTTCTTATATTTGTGTTGCGTACTTTAAATTTGTTATGCAATCACTTAATCTCTAATACATTTGTTCTGAAAATTCCTATATGTTTGCGGGATTTATAGGTTAGTTGTGACACAATTGAAGAATCTATAATGCATTTGCCAAATCTTTGCCAGTCACCTGAATCTGTAACGCATTCACATAAATTTGTAATGTATTCCCTTGAATCTATGACACATTTGAAAAAACCTCTATTGCATTCAACTGGTAAGAATCAAAAGGTAAAATTAAGGGTTTTTATCAATTCAAGCTTCTATTTTGTCCTTTTTTATTTATTGAAGTGAATATTTATGTGTTACTAATCA
The nucleotide sequence above comes from Cryptomeria japonica chromosome 11, Sugi_1.0, whole genome shotgun sequence. Encoded proteins:
- the LOC131068336 gene encoding probable calcium-binding protein CML23, with translation MRFHKLIYRQVVRLLKKLLCPRSKKNRSPLVKPAQKNINLSQSLGILAELEKVFRHFDANGDGKISVSELGAVINSLEGTSSASASHEELEMMIKEVDSDGDGFIDLQEFIAFNIKSEGGGVGSLKELRDAFRIFDRDRNGYISAEELRSVLTSLGDRCSLEDCLEMIKGVDSDGDGFVNFEEFRNMMTSSCN